AATTAAGCCCTTGGATGAAACTGTGTAATTACCTCTCTTAAATAATCGCGATCGATGTGGGTATAAATTTCTGTGGTGGTAATGCTCGAGTGGCCAAGCATTTCCTGTACGGCGCGTAAATCAGCCCCACCTTCAATTAAATGTGTAGCGAACGAATGCCTTAAGGTATGAGGACTTATTGTTTTCTTTAATCCCGTAGATATAGCCAGGCTTTTAATCAGGTTAAAAATCGAGATACGGGAAAGTTTAGCGCCAAACCGATTCAAAAAAATAAAATCTTCGTTTCCTTTTTTAATATTAGCATGTACCCGAACTTCATTAATGTAAATATCGAGCAGTTTTAAGGCCACGCTTCCGATGGGCACTAAACGCTCTTTATTTCCTTTTCCAATTATCTTTATAAATTCGATCTTTGGGTACAGATTTGATATTCTTAATTCGGTTAATTCAGTTACCCGTAAACCGCAGCCATACAAAACCTCCATAATGGCTTTATTACGCATTCCATCGGGTTTTGAAGCATCTATAGCAGCTATAAGTTCATTAATCTCATAAATATTCAAAGTATCAGGTAATTTTCTACTGAGTTTTGGTGCA
The nucleotide sequence above comes from Pedobacter riviphilus. Encoded proteins:
- the xerD gene encoding site-specific tyrosine recombinase XerD, which produces MLWPSYIKGFKSYLKLERSLSGNSVDAYLSDIDKLIQYFKSLNKAPLLTDISITDLKAFISWLNELGMQASTQARVISGLKAFFAYLMLEDVISNDPTTLLDAPKLSRKLPDTLNIYEINELIAAIDASKPDGMRNKAIMEVLYGCGLRVTELTELRISNLYPKIEFIKIIGKGNKERLVPIGSVALKLLDIYINEVRVHANIKKGNEDFIFLNRFGAKLSRISIFNLIKSLAISTGLKKTISPHTLRHSFATHLIEGGADLRAVQEMLGHSSITTTEIYTHIDRDYLREVITQFHPRA